A window of Eucalyptus grandis isolate ANBG69807.140 chromosome 4, ASM1654582v1, whole genome shotgun sequence genomic DNA:
TCATCCAATCTGCCAGGATATCAGCTTGATCATTCGATGGCAGTGCTAATATGAAGGAGACGATGGCACCTTCGATGCTTTGGCACAAGTCTTCATCCATTTTATAAGGAAAACTGGCCTCCTCATCGCTCTTTAAATCTAGAAgaggtttcatttttcttatataAGGGAGCCACAGTTTAAGTATCTGCACCCGAAAAACAGCCGGAAGGATCACGTTCCCATACCCGACTGCTTCCAAGACTTTCCCACACACTTCTATTAGCTTTAGCTTCAAACCCCACATGACAGACTTAAGCTTCTGGTCTTCAACAATTCCCAAAATATTTTCAGAGGTTTCCGCCCATGTTGAGACAAAGTCCTTCATGAGTTCCATTTTCGGCAGTATGTTACTCATCCAATCAAGATCGCTTAAACCCTGCAATATATCGACCTCTGCTGTATCGGATGCAAGATCCGACGCATTAAGCAAGGAGGACAACTTGCTTTCAAATGAGGAGAACATAAAAGAAAGGCCCTTTTTAACTACTGACTTCACTTCATCATCAACAGTGATTAATGGCGTGTCCTCATCTTCCCGTAGCATGAATTCTATTTGCTCTTGGGCAGAGCTTTTGAGCTCCTCTCCAAATGGAGGACAAGGCCCACCAGTGGATGTGGCGAAACGAAATGCAGAAACAAAAACACTCTTAGTGACAGTAAAGTCAACTGGTTGAATCCTGGCTAATATGGGCATGGTGACCGGACCAAGCTTTGACGCAGCTTccattatctcttcttcttccttgtcgtCCCAGGGAATAGCCTCCAGGTACTGGA
This region includes:
- the LOC104441631 gene encoding BTB/POZ domain-containing protein At3g05675 isoform X2; amino-acid sequence: MEAASKLGPVTMPILARIQPVDFTVTKSVFVSAFRFATSTGGPCPPFGEELKSSAQEQIEFMLREDEDTPLITVDDEVKSVVKKGLSFMFSSFESKLSSLLNASDLASDTAEVDILQGLSDLDWMSNILPKMELMKDFVSTWAETSENILGIVEDQKLKSVMWGLKLKLIEVCGKVLEAVGYGNVILPAVFRVQILKLWLPYIRKMKPLLDLKSDEEASFPYKMDEDLCQSIEGAIVSFILALPSNDQADILADWMKAEQAKFPDLTEAFEVWCYRTKSAKRRLTEAVDEGDNAPISL
- the LOC104441631 gene encoding BTB/POZ domain-containing protein At3g05675 isoform X1, whose protein sequence is MEATREHEPCRLGDRVTSDVRLCLLNNEGRSEFFYCHSSILTEKSKFFAEKLSSPVSTTCIEINCSKLDYDHHVKLLELLYSPCQSHLGFYGSVKSALGILQVAIAFHCEEITHSCIQYLEAIPWDDKEEEEIMEAASKLGPVTMPILARIQPVDFTVTKSVFVSAFRFATSTGGPCPPFGEELKSSAQEQIEFMLREDEDTPLITVDDEVKSVVKKGLSFMFSSFESKLSSLLNASDLASDTAEVDILQGLSDLDWMSNILPKMELMKDFVSTWAETSENILGIVEDQKLKSVMWGLKLKLIEVCGKVLEAVGYGNVILPAVFRVQILKLWLPYIRKMKPLLDLKSDEEASFPYKMDEDLCQSIEGAIVSFILALPSNDQADILADWMKAEQAKFPDLTEAFEVWCYRTKSAKRRLTEAVDEGDNAPISL